In Dyella terrae, one DNA window encodes the following:
- a CDS encoding DMT family transporter, giving the protein MSQPIHHHAKLAMLGLIAVTAIWGSTFFMIKDLVDRMPPADFLAVRFLIAALAMMALFFRQVGQLTAREWRQGLLLGTVYAIGQLTQTAGLAHTEASISGFATGMYVVFTPLLGTVLLRQRLPRITWVAVLLSVGGLAVLALRGLSLGFGVWITLASAVLYAMHIVGLGLWSRPGSAFALSTVQMIAISVICMLATLPHGPMLPPDGKAWLAVIYMALAAGAGAMLVQTWAQAHLSATRAAIVMTLEPVFAAAFAVMFGGEGLTWRMIVGGVLVLAAMYLVELVPRRDPELHAEALHHEV; this is encoded by the coding sequence ATGAGTCAGCCGATCCATCACCACGCCAAACTTGCCATGCTGGGCCTGATCGCGGTCACCGCCATCTGGGGTTCGACGTTTTTCATGATCAAGGATCTGGTCGACCGGATGCCTCCGGCCGACTTTTTGGCGGTGCGCTTCCTGATCGCGGCGCTGGCGATGATGGCGCTTTTCTTCAGGCAGGTGGGGCAGTTGACCGCGCGCGAATGGCGCCAGGGCCTGCTGCTGGGAACCGTCTACGCGATCGGACAGCTGACTCAAACGGCGGGGCTGGCGCACACCGAAGCGAGCATCAGTGGATTCGCGACCGGCATGTATGTGGTTTTTACGCCACTGCTTGGCACGGTGTTGCTGCGCCAGCGACTGCCGCGCATCACGTGGGTGGCCGTCCTGCTTTCGGTCGGTGGCCTGGCGGTGCTCGCCTTGCGCGGATTGAGCCTGGGTTTTGGCGTGTGGATCACGCTGGCTTCCGCTGTGTTGTATGCGATGCATATCGTGGGACTGGGCCTTTGGTCGCGACCGGGTAGCGCGTTTGCACTGTCTACCGTGCAGATGATCGCCATCAGCGTGATCTGCATGCTCGCCACGTTGCCGCACGGCCCCATGTTGCCGCCGGATGGCAAGGCCTGGCTGGCCGTCATCTATATGGCGCTGGCCGCCGGCGCCGGCGCCATGCTCGTGCAAACCTGGGCGCAGGCGCACCTGTCGGCCACGCGCGCAGCGATCGTCATGACCCTGGAGCCCGTTTTCGCGGCGGCGTTTGCCGTGATGTTCGGTGGCGAGGGTCTGACGTGGCGCATGATCGTTGGCGGCGTGTTGGTGCTGGCCGCCATGTATCTGGTGGAGCTGGTGCCACGGCGCGATCCGGAGCTGCACGCGGAGGCGCTGCACCACGAGGTGTAG
- a CDS encoding type VI secretion system Vgr family protein has protein sequence MSPEGRFAFTFTSEGVPDAFFQVMAFRLEEGLSESFVLQLELVSADTGVEFSRILDQSALFTIWVADEPQRYVHGVVSRFEQNSHEATHARYRAVVEPVLAKLSRTSAWRIHQGQSLPQIAASILQRHRLTRFEQSLVGHYPPRDYCVQAGESDRAFFERLSAECGLYYAFAHASDGHTLVQGDDLYIHGLVAGETVPFHARHPEPGGEPGLWSLRYAEYRDAQGPQVAPADDGSPIAHWASSPDAAGSAAPDATPAYPSGAKNEVSAAVEGNDARLQPGLAFDLVNHPRADWNRGWRVVRMVHRGVQRPAEGAMGADARLRTDYRYTAHVIPDRATWRPPLIEKPRVSGPHLATVVGPANKPIHCDELGRVKVRFAWDHDGARDGESSCWIRVAQGWAGAGMGQMAVPRVGQEVIVSYLQGDCDQPVIIGSTFTPSQMPPQDLPLEPSRITLRSRSLGGDVINELSFEDAAGKEEMLLRAGRDLRSRVDHDQDSFVGHDRQDAVEHDDTTIVGHDARRHVGHDERVSVAQDRHEQIGRDATSRVERNEHVIVGHDKTESIGHHRRDSIAANQSVSVGGNAWKVVQGRQRLDAMQGIERKTAHYQLDARERIEIRAPGGSIVIDERGITIDGSLIRINTRTKAPVGNGTSSNDMVGPAHNADAMHNEDTTNP, from the coding sequence ATGTCCCCCGAGGGCCGTTTTGCGTTTACGTTCACCAGCGAAGGCGTGCCCGACGCCTTCTTCCAGGTGATGGCGTTCCGACTGGAGGAAGGCCTGTCCGAGTCCTTTGTCCTGCAACTGGAGCTGGTATCGGCGGACACCGGCGTCGAGTTTTCGCGCATCCTCGATCAGTCGGCGCTGTTCACGATCTGGGTGGCGGACGAGCCTCAGCGCTATGTCCACGGCGTGGTATCCCGCTTCGAACAGAACTCGCATGAGGCAACCCACGCACGCTATCGGGCCGTGGTCGAGCCGGTGCTTGCGAAACTCTCGCGCACCAGCGCGTGGCGCATACACCAGGGACAATCGCTGCCGCAGATCGCCGCATCCATTCTCCAGCGGCATCGCCTCACGCGTTTCGAGCAATCACTGGTCGGTCACTATCCGCCGCGCGATTACTGCGTGCAGGCGGGGGAATCCGATCGTGCCTTCTTCGAGCGTCTGAGCGCCGAGTGCGGCCTGTACTACGCATTTGCACACGCATCGGATGGGCACACCCTGGTCCAGGGCGACGATCTCTACATCCATGGCCTGGTCGCCGGCGAGACGGTGCCCTTCCACGCCCGGCATCCGGAACCCGGTGGCGAGCCCGGATTGTGGTCGCTTCGCTATGCCGAGTATCGCGATGCGCAGGGTCCTCAAGTCGCTCCTGCCGACGACGGCTCACCGATCGCGCACTGGGCATCCTCGCCGGATGCAGCCGGGTCGGCCGCGCCTGACGCAACGCCGGCTTACCCTTCCGGTGCGAAGAACGAAGTCAGCGCCGCCGTAGAGGGTAACGATGCCCGCCTGCAGCCGGGCCTGGCGTTTGATTTGGTCAACCACCCGCGCGCCGACTGGAATCGTGGCTGGCGTGTCGTCCGCATGGTGCATCGTGGCGTGCAGCGCCCCGCCGAAGGTGCCATGGGTGCCGATGCACGGCTGCGCACCGATTACCGCTACACGGCGCACGTCATCCCCGACCGCGCCACCTGGCGGCCGCCGCTCATCGAAAAGCCCAGGGTGTCAGGGCCGCACCTGGCCACCGTGGTGGGTCCCGCGAATAAACCGATCCACTGCGACGAACTGGGGCGCGTGAAAGTCCGGTTTGCGTGGGACCACGACGGCGCGCGCGATGGAGAGAGCTCATGCTGGATTCGCGTCGCCCAGGGCTGGGCAGGCGCCGGCATGGGGCAAATGGCGGTGCCCCGGGTGGGACAGGAAGTGATCGTGTCGTATCTGCAGGGCGACTGCGATCAGCCCGTCATCATCGGAAGCACGTTCACTCCCAGCCAGATGCCGCCGCAGGACCTGCCACTGGAACCGTCGCGCATCACCCTGCGCAGCCGCAGCCTCGGGGGCGACGTCATCAACGAGCTGAGCTTCGAAGACGCCGCAGGCAAGGAGGAAATGCTTCTTCGCGCGGGGCGAGACCTGCGCAGTCGCGTGGATCATGACCAGGATTCGTTCGTCGGCCATGATCGACAGGATGCGGTGGAGCATGACGACACGACGATTGTCGGCCACGATGCGCGTCGCCATGTGGGCCATGACGAACGTGTATCGGTGGCACAAGACCGGCACGAACAGATCGGAAGGGATGCCACGAGCCGCGTCGAGCGCAATGAGCACGTCATCGTGGGCCATGACAAAACCGAGAGCATCGGCCATCACCGGCGCGACAGCATTGCCGCCAACCAGAGCGTCAGCGTCGGCGGCAATGCATGGAAAGTGGTGCAGGGTCGCCAGCGGCTGGATGCCATGCAAGGCATTGAGCGCAAGACTGCGCATTACCAGCTGGATGCGCGGGAACGTATCGAGATTCGCGCGCCCGGCGGATCGATTGTCATTGATGAGCGCGGCATCACGATCGACGGCAGCCTGATTCGCATCAACACGCGAACGAAAGCTCCGGTTGGCAACGGAACGTCGTCAAACGACATGGTTGGGCCAGCACACAACGCTGACGCCATGCACAACGAGGATACGACAAACCCTTGA
- a CDS encoding glycosyltransferase family 2 protein, with amino-acid sequence MTSTLSSTDPLAVSIIIVAADSGPTLREGVRHVLACKVPLELILVDNGSSDGIPQAIQRAHQNDHRLRCLYNHANLGFGPAVNRGAALAHSDVLLILNPDCMLDEASLRRLLQLLEETPKAGLIGAVVCDEQGVPDPASYRRDPLLRRALRSMFGGDKSGEGVHIAGGMPDHPVQAEAVSGALMVMPRRVFEFLRGFDEAYFLHCEDLDLCRRARDAGYQVWLAGDVRVLHGKGGSSRHRPVFVSWHKHRGMWRWFRKFDPASRHLFVRIFVWSGIWAHFVLNLPRLWLRLLRYKPRTDTA; translated from the coding sequence ATGACGAGCACGCTTTCCAGTACCGATCCACTCGCAGTGAGCATCATCATTGTCGCGGCCGACAGCGGCCCGACATTACGCGAGGGTGTGCGCCATGTTCTGGCCTGCAAGGTCCCTCTCGAACTGATCCTGGTCGACAACGGTTCTTCCGATGGCATCCCCCAGGCGATCCAGCGAGCGCACCAGAACGATCACCGCCTGCGCTGCCTCTACAACCACGCGAACCTGGGTTTCGGCCCGGCCGTGAATCGTGGTGCGGCCCTGGCGCACAGCGACGTGCTTCTTATCCTCAACCCGGATTGCATGCTCGACGAAGCCAGCCTGCGTCGCCTGCTCCAGTTGCTGGAGGAAACGCCCAAGGCAGGGCTGATCGGCGCCGTGGTATGTGATGAGCAGGGTGTGCCGGACCCGGCTTCTTATCGTCGCGATCCCTTGCTGCGTCGGGCATTGCGCAGCATGTTCGGCGGCGACAAGAGCGGTGAAGGCGTGCACATCGCCGGTGGCATGCCCGACCATCCCGTCCAGGCCGAGGCGGTATCCGGCGCGTTGATGGTGATGCCACGCCGCGTCTTCGAGTTCTTGCGGGGATTCGATGAAGCTTACTTCCTGCACTGCGAGGACCTCGACCTGTGTCGCCGCGCGCGCGATGCCGGTTACCAGGTGTGGCTCGCTGGTGACGTGCGCGTCCTGCATGGCAAGGGCGGGTCGAGCCGGCATCGGCCGGTCTTCGTCAGCTGGCATAAGCATCGCGGCATGTGGCGTTGGTTCCGCAAGTTCGATCCGGCGTCGCGCCATCTGTTCGTGCGCATCTTCGTCTGGAGCGGCATCTGGGCGCATTTCGTGTTGAACCTGCCACGATTGTGGCTGCGCCTCTTGCGCTACAAGCCGCGCACCGACACGGCATGA